The Sulfitobacter sp. S223 genome has a window encoding:
- a CDS encoding DNA polymerase III subunit gamma/tau → MSDATAYRVLARKYRPETFADLVGQEAMVRTLKNAFEADRIAQAFIMTGIRGTGKTTTARIIAKGMNCIGPDGTSGPTTEPCGVCEHCTAIMEGRHVDVIEMDAASNTGVANIREIIDSVHYRAASARYKVYIIDEVHMLSTGAFNALLKTLEEPPEHVKFIFATTEIRKVPVTVLSRCQRFDLRRIEPEVMIALLQKIAGSEGAEITEDALALITRAAEGSARDATSLLDQAISHGAGETTALQVRAMLGLADRARVLDLLDMILRGDAAGALTEIGAQYAEGADPMAVLRDLAEITHWISVVKITPDAAEDPTISPEERDRGRVMASELPIRVLTRLWQMLLKALEEVASAPNAMMAAEMAIIRLTHVADLPSPDELVRTLQNTPAPAPGASPAPGPSSPAGSAGAQAVTHAQTRMSSAPNAAGQTTALAHDPASALAHYPTFEHVLELIRHNRDVKLLVEVETSLQLAAYQPGRIEFVPTDSAPRDLAHRIGAKLQLWTGNRWAVTVVNTGGAPTIASLRDAKQNALRADAEAHPLMLAVLAQFPKAKITEIRTAEDIAAAAVSEALPEVEDEWDPFEDS, encoded by the coding sequence ATGTCAGACGCCACCGCCTACCGCGTGCTTGCCCGTAAATACCGCCCCGAAACCTTCGCCGATCTGGTCGGGCAGGAGGCGATGGTACGCACGCTCAAGAACGCTTTCGAAGCTGACCGCATCGCCCAAGCGTTCATCATGACTGGCATTCGCGGCACGGGTAAAACCACCACCGCACGGATCATCGCAAAAGGTATGAATTGCATTGGCCCCGATGGTACCTCCGGCCCGACAACAGAACCTTGCGGCGTTTGTGAACATTGCACGGCCATCATGGAAGGCCGTCACGTCGACGTGATCGAAATGGATGCCGCGTCCAACACCGGTGTGGCCAACATCCGCGAGATCATCGATTCGGTTCACTACCGCGCCGCTTCGGCCCGCTACAAAGTCTACATCATCGATGAAGTTCACATGCTCTCTACCGGTGCGTTTAACGCGCTGCTCAAAACGCTCGAAGAACCCCCCGAACACGTCAAATTCATCTTCGCCACCACAGAGATCCGCAAAGTACCTGTCACGGTTCTGTCGCGGTGCCAGCGCTTTGACCTGCGCCGTATCGAACCGGAGGTGATGATTGCACTTCTGCAAAAGATCGCCGGCAGCGAAGGTGCAGAAATTACTGAAGACGCCCTTGCGCTGATCACCCGTGCGGCCGAGGGTTCTGCGCGTGACGCGACATCGTTGCTGGATCAGGCCATTAGCCACGGCGCCGGTGAAACGACTGCTTTGCAGGTCCGCGCAATGCTAGGTCTCGCCGACCGCGCACGGGTCTTGGACTTGCTTGATATGATCCTGCGCGGTGATGCGGCCGGCGCGCTGACAGAGATTGGTGCGCAATATGCCGAAGGGGCCGACCCCATGGCCGTGCTGCGCGATCTGGCCGAGATCACCCATTGGATCAGTGTGGTGAAAATCACGCCGGATGCCGCCGAAGATCCAACAATCTCTCCTGAAGAGCGCGACCGTGGCCGCGTCATGGCCAGCGAGCTTCCCATTCGTGTGCTGACCCGCCTTTGGCAAATGCTGCTAAAAGCGTTGGAAGAAGTCGCCAGCGCGCCCAATGCGATGATGGCAGCCGAAATGGCGATCATCCGATTGACACATGTGGCTGATTTGCCTTCACCCGACGAATTGGTCCGCACACTTCAAAACACTCCGGCACCGGCACCCGGCGCTTCACCCGCGCCCGGACCGTCTTCGCCGGCGGGCAGTGCAGGCGCACAGGCAGTAACGCACGCACAAACGCGCATGTCCTCAGCGCCGAACGCGGCGGGCCAGACCACTGCCTTGGCACATGATCCGGCCTCTGCGTTGGCGCATTATCCAACATTCGAACATGTGCTGGAACTCATCCGGCATAACCGCGATGTGAAGCTGCTGGTAGAGGTGGAAACATCCCTACAGCTTGCGGCTTATCAACCTGGTCGAATCGAATTTGTGCCGACAGATTCCGCACCACGTGATCTGGCCCACCGTATCGGGGCAAAGCTTCAACTGTGGACGGGCAACCGTTGGGCAGTCACCGTGGTTAATACCGGTGGCGCACCCACTATCGCCTCATTACGTGATGCCAAGCAGAACGCCCTACGCGCAGATGCAGAAGCGCATCCGCTGATGCTGGCTGTTCTTGCCCAGTTCCCGAAAGCAAAAATTACCGAAATCAGAACCGCCGAAGACATCGCCGCCGCTGCCGTCAGCGAAGCCTTGCCCGAGGTCGAAGACGAATGGGATCCTTTCGAGGATAGTTAA
- a CDS encoding endonuclease/exonuclease/phosphatase family protein: MIYYFQWLLFGLTAILVTATLLPLSKIRFGAIRGLAFPRVQLFWIAVGLAVASLAVPLGFWIAAVLLLVALAQLAYIVKFTPLWPRQSVDADAHQQADSRCHISLLAANVKKSNRDYAALIDLTGKHKPDVLMAIEVDEDWIGALEAQLKDKYPHLISVPKETGYGMCVMSRLPLSDSEVREIVTEGVPSVRTTVTLGTGAELRLYVVHPEPPVIDHDTKGRDSEIAHIGIEAARDTLPSIVTGDLNDVAWSTTTRGFQRLSGLLDPRVGRGFFNTFSAFHWWARWPLDHLFHDPQFRLINMARLEKIGSDHFPMLFRLALVEDPAQKSETGTVDAEEKADIKGMIAKEQKRDRDPIGTDWED; this comes from the coding sequence GTGATCTATTATTTTCAATGGCTTCTGTTTGGGCTGACGGCCATTTTGGTGACGGCAACTCTTCTACCTCTGAGTAAGATCCGCTTCGGCGCGATACGCGGTCTTGCTTTTCCTCGGGTCCAATTATTCTGGATTGCCGTCGGGCTGGCTGTTGCGTCGCTAGCGGTGCCGCTAGGGTTTTGGATTGCAGCGGTGCTTTTGCTCGTTGCCTTGGCCCAGCTCGCTTATATCGTAAAATTCACTCCGCTTTGGCCGCGCCAGTCTGTAGATGCGGATGCGCACCAGCAGGCTGACAGTCGCTGTCATATTTCGCTGCTGGCGGCAAATGTTAAAAAATCCAACCGCGATTATGCGGCGTTGATAGATCTCACTGGTAAGCATAAGCCCGACGTCCTGATGGCGATCGAGGTTGATGAAGATTGGATTGGCGCCCTGGAGGCGCAATTGAAGGATAAGTATCCGCACTTGATTTCGGTGCCGAAAGAAACAGGATATGGCATGTGTGTGATGTCACGCCTGCCTTTGTCAGATTCCGAAGTCCGCGAAATCGTCACAGAGGGTGTCCCATCGGTGCGGACGACTGTCACGCTTGGGACTGGTGCGGAACTCCGGCTTTATGTTGTGCACCCTGAACCGCCTGTCATAGATCATGACACCAAAGGCCGCGACAGCGAGATTGCTCATATCGGGATAGAGGCGGCGCGTGACACATTGCCCTCCATCGTCACGGGTGATCTGAATGATGTTGCTTGGTCGACGACCACGCGTGGCTTTCAACGTCTCTCAGGTTTGTTAGATCCGCGCGTGGGGCGGGGGTTTTTCAACACCTTTAGCGCATTTCATTGGTGGGCAAGATGGCCGTTAGATCACTTGTTCCATGATCCGCAGTTTCGCTTGATCAATATGGCCCGGCTTGAGAAAATCGGCTCGGATCATTTTCCGATGCTGTTCAGGCTCGCATTGGTCGAGGACCCTGCGCAAAAAAGTGAGACAGGGACGGTCGACGCCGAAGAAAAGGCCGATATTAAGGGAATGATCGCAAAGGAGCAGAAACGTGATCGTGATCCAATCGGTACCGATTGGGAAGATTGA
- the recR gene encoding recombination mediator RecR — MSSTRDIDALIELMAKLPGLGPRSARRAVLHLIRKRALLLTPLADVMQQVAATARECLNCGNVGTADICDICDSNKRANGELCIVEDVADLWAMERSGVFKGRYHVLGGTLSALDAVGPQELRIPRLLDRVQSEGITEVILALNATIDGQTTAHYIADQLEGQVQLTSLAQGVPIGGELDYLDDGTITAAMRARKSL; from the coding sequence ATGAGTTCGACCCGCGACATCGATGCCTTGATCGAGCTGATGGCAAAGCTGCCCGGCCTCGGCCCTCGGTCGGCGCGCCGTGCAGTGCTGCATCTGATCCGAAAGCGGGCTTTGCTTCTGACGCCCTTGGCGGATGTTATGCAGCAGGTGGCCGCGACAGCACGCGAATGTCTGAATTGCGGTAATGTCGGAACGGCAGACATTTGCGATATCTGTGACAGCAACAAGCGTGCCAACGGAGAGCTATGCATCGTGGAGGACGTAGCGGATTTGTGGGCGATGGAGCGATCTGGCGTTTTTAAAGGCCGCTATCACGTTCTTGGCGGTACGCTGTCCGCGCTTGATGCTGTAGGTCCGCAAGAGCTGCGCATCCCCCGCCTGTTGGACCGCGTCCAAAGCGAAGGTATTACCGAAGTCATTCTTGCGCTTAATGCAACGATAGACGGACAAACAACCGCGCATTACATTGCCGATCAGCTTGAAGGTCAGGTGCAACTTACATCGCTGGCACAAGGCGTCCCGATCGGAGGTGAGCTTGATTACCTTGATGACGGCACAATCACCGCAGCGATGCGCGCCCGCAAAAGCCTGTAA
- a CDS encoding YbaB/EbfC family nucleoid-associated protein, which produces MFKGLSGLGDMAGMMKKAQEMQGKMAELQDEMHNIMVTGEAGAGLVKATCTAKGELKALDIDPSIFNGDDKEVVEDLILAAIKDAQGKASERAAEEMGKLTEGLGLPAGMKLPF; this is translated from the coding sequence ATGTTCAAAGGATTAAGCGGCCTCGGCGATATGGCCGGGATGATGAAGAAAGCCCAGGAAATGCAGGGCAAAATGGCTGAGCTGCAGGACGAGATGCACAACATCATGGTCACGGGCGAAGCAGGGGCGGGCCTTGTTAAAGCGACCTGCACTGCCAAAGGCGAATTGAAAGCTCTCGACATTGACCCGTCGATCTTTAACGGCGATGACAAAGAAGTCGTCGAAGACCTGATCCTTGCTGCAATCAAGGACGCCCAAGGCAAAGCCTCCGAACGCGCCGCCGAAGAGATGGGCAAGCTGACCGAAGGCCTTGGCCTGCCCGCTGGCATGAAGCTGCCTTTCTAA
- a CDS encoding 5'-nucleotidase C-terminal domain-containing protein produces MAAPFISSQQSPTRPAAQIRLLATTDLHGHLLPYDYIKDQPTQGGGLAGLATLIAEARAQAKAKGIPVALVDNGDTFQGTPLASYLVAEDVRPDHPIVAALNYLDYDAVGLGNHDLDHGLPYLKAIARALKMPILSSNLHGNDIHPLQQSLLLPMDIGPNAPAPLTLGMLSVLPEQSVAWQSHHLSDQTTLEPLSATIRNAAAALRQSGADLIVMLAHLGVGDPDSPELSERAAHVVVQAGFVDAMVLGHTHRRFPSSDYADRKGVDLCKSMIGDIPTVMPGHAGSDLGIIDLDLSYDAISGWQVVEHQCVLLSNTGHNPPAPSETIKALTATKHAEVRAALNVPVASTGENLHSFFSLVAPASTQLLVARAQHRLVSEMIAGTQDESTPVLSAVAAHSAGGRDGPENYVFIPEGEVLKRHIAGMNHFANQTVAIRITGAELKNWLEHSVLFFNALQPNQPMQMLINPEIPGFQFDTIFGLHIRIDPTAPKHTRITEMNFDDVPVEPQQEFILATNQFRVAGGGGYPLTNPDRIVAASDRALQDAIIGVLRSSAPHPYAGQPPWRFAPQNGVETSFLTHPDAQNYLEEIADLKPQVLGTTPQGFLSLSITL; encoded by the coding sequence ATGGCAGCCCCGTTTATCTCGTCCCAGCAATCCCCGACGCGGCCTGCCGCGCAAATTCGCTTGCTGGCAACAACTGACCTGCATGGCCATCTTCTGCCGTATGACTACATCAAGGACCAGCCGACACAAGGCGGCGGCCTTGCCGGACTTGCTACCCTGATTGCAGAGGCGCGCGCGCAGGCTAAGGCCAAGGGCATACCGGTAGCGCTGGTGGATAATGGCGACACATTTCAAGGCACGCCGCTGGCCAGCTATCTTGTCGCAGAGGACGTGCGACCCGACCATCCTATTGTCGCGGCGCTCAATTATCTGGACTACGATGCGGTCGGACTTGGAAACCACGATCTGGATCATGGCCTTCCCTATCTCAAGGCTATCGCACGCGCCTTGAAGATGCCGATACTCAGCTCGAACCTACATGGAAATGACATCCACCCGCTGCAACAAAGCCTTTTGTTACCCATGGATATTGGCCCGAACGCCCCTGCGCCATTGACGCTTGGCATGCTGTCTGTCCTACCAGAACAAAGCGTTGCGTGGCAGAGCCATCACTTGAGCGATCAAACCACGCTAGAGCCCCTGAGCGCGACCATACGAAACGCCGCTGCCGCCCTGCGACAAAGCGGCGCCGATTTAATTGTGATGCTTGCGCATCTTGGCGTCGGCGATCCGGACAGCCCCGAACTGTCTGAGCGCGCCGCCCATGTTGTTGTGCAGGCAGGCTTTGTAGACGCAATGGTGCTCGGACATACACATCGCCGCTTCCCCTCATCGGACTATGCCGATCGAAAAGGCGTGGACCTTTGCAAGAGTATGATCGGGGATATTCCTACGGTTATGCCGGGCCATGCCGGGTCTGACTTGGGCATCATCGATCTGGATTTATCATACGACGCGATAAGTGGCTGGCAGGTCGTCGAACACCAGTGTGTGCTGTTGTCAAATACAGGCCATAACCCTCCTGCCCCGTCAGAAACAATCAAAGCTCTTACCGCGACAAAGCACGCTGAAGTCAGGGCAGCATTGAACGTGCCGGTCGCAAGTACAGGTGAAAACCTTCACAGCTTTTTCTCTTTGGTTGCCCCTGCATCTACGCAGTTACTTGTTGCGCGTGCGCAGCACCGTTTAGTCTCTGAGATGATCGCGGGCACCCAAGATGAAAGCACACCGGTGCTTTCTGCGGTGGCGGCGCACAGCGCAGGCGGACGGGACGGACCGGAAAACTATGTGTTTATCCCCGAAGGCGAAGTTCTAAAGCGCCATATTGCGGGCATGAATCATTTTGCAAACCAAACCGTCGCCATCCGGATCACTGGGGCAGAACTGAAGAATTGGCTTGAGCATTCGGTACTTTTTTTCAACGCGTTGCAGCCCAATCAGCCAATGCAGATGCTGATAAATCCAGAAATTCCTGGGTTTCAATTTGACACAATTTTTGGCCTGCACATCCGGATCGATCCGACAGCACCGAAGCACACCCGCATTACAGAGATGAATTTTGACGACGTGCCTGTGGAACCCCAGCAAGAATTCATATTGGCTACGAACCAATTCCGTGTCGCTGGCGGCGGGGGCTATCCGCTGACAAACCCTGATCGGATCGTAGCAGCAAGCGATCGCGCTCTTCAGGATGCCATCATTGGCGTCTTGCGCAGCTCTGCCCCCCATCCCTACGCAGGGCAGCCACCATGGCGCTTTGCACCGCAGAACGGCGTTGAGACATCTTTTCTGACGCACCCAGATGCACAGAATTACCTTGAAGAGATTGCCGATCTAAAGCCGCAGGTATTGGGAACAACGCCGCAAGGCTTTCTGAGCCTTTCTATCACGCTCTAG
- the nudC gene encoding NAD(+) diphosphatase: protein MKNAEHVTFGGSGLDRAGELRSDPKALSEALADPSARAVVFWRGKPLISAERPAGLIRLALDHAALRDSDTPPILLGREEGGPVFAVDLSAWAPSDLDERNLGGFMDPSEQRHPSLPDWMVFAELRRVMTWLTPRDAELAASGKAVFGWHEIHQFCACCGAKTELAQGGWQRHCPACGASHFPRTDPVVIMLITHGNSVLVGRSPGWPQGMYSLLAGFVEPGETLEAAVRREVFEEAGVRVGEVGYLASQPWPFPASLMFGCWGHATTSEITIDPLEIEDARWVTREDMMAVSQGHHPEIMPARKGAIAHFLIERWLGDELD, encoded by the coding sequence ATGAAGAACGCAGAACATGTGACATTTGGCGGCTCTGGCCTTGACCGCGCGGGAGAGCTGCGCAGCGATCCGAAAGCCCTGAGCGAAGCGTTGGCTGACCCGTCAGCACGTGCTGTTGTGTTCTGGCGCGGCAAGCCTCTCATTTCTGCAGAGCGCCCTGCGGGATTGATCCGGCTTGCACTGGATCACGCAGCATTGCGCGACTCGGATACGCCGCCAATTCTGTTGGGCCGTGAAGAGGGCGGGCCAGTGTTCGCGGTTGATCTATCCGCTTGGGCACCGTCCGATCTGGATGAGCGCAACCTTGGCGGATTTATGGACCCAAGCGAACAACGCCACCCTTCTTTGCCGGATTGGATGGTATTTGCCGAATTGCGGCGTGTCATGACGTGGCTGACGCCGCGCGATGCGGAGCTTGCAGCGTCTGGCAAAGCGGTCTTCGGCTGGCATGAAATTCACCAGTTCTGTGCGTGTTGCGGGGCCAAGACCGAGCTTGCGCAGGGAGGCTGGCAGCGGCATTGCCCTGCATGTGGGGCCTCCCACTTTCCGCGAACAGATCCGGTCGTGATCATGTTGATCACGCACGGGAATTCAGTTTTGGTAGGGCGGTCGCCCGGTTGGCCTCAGGGAATGTATTCACTGTTGGCCGGTTTTGTTGAGCCGGGTGAGACGTTGGAAGCTGCCGTGCGCCGTGAGGTGTTCGAGGAAGCGGGGGTGCGCGTGGGAGAGGTAGGCTATCTTGCCAGCCAGCCATGGCCGTTCCCTGCTTCGCTGATGTTTGGATGTTGGGGCCATGCGACCACCAGCGAAATAACCATTGATCCGCTTGAGATCGAGGATGCCCGTTGGGTCACCCGCGAAGACATGATGGCCGTATCACAAGGGCATCATCCCGAGATTATGCCAGCGCGAAAAGGGGCGATCGCTCATTTTCTCATAGAGCGTTGGCTTGGAGATGAACTGGATTAA
- a CDS encoding DUF1013 domain-containing protein, whose protein sequence is MAKPIMAKATAVWLVDNTTIGFKQIADFVGMHELEIQGIADGDVAAGVKGFDPIANNQLTEEEINKAQENPLHKLALKFNAAAAGEEKRRGPRYTPLSKRQDRPASILWLVKFHPELSDAQVSKLVGTTKPTIQAIRERTHWNISNIQPIDPVALGLCKQSELDAMVQKAAAKKAAEGGVMSDDERRKLVSTEQSLGMDTEPRMPTAIEGLETFTLSGEMAEDDEDDKKPGDFSDADSFFNLPDDSDEGEDDK, encoded by the coding sequence ATGGCAAAACCGATTATGGCAAAAGCCACAGCCGTTTGGCTGGTAGACAACACAACAATCGGCTTCAAGCAGATCGCGGATTTCGTTGGCATGCACGAGCTGGAAATTCAGGGCATCGCGGATGGTGATGTGGCTGCCGGTGTCAAAGGCTTTGATCCCATTGCAAACAACCAGTTGACCGAAGAAGAGATCAACAAGGCGCAGGAAAACCCGCTTCACAAGCTGGCGCTGAAGTTCAACGCCGCTGCCGCTGGTGAAGAAAAGCGCCGCGGCCCGCGTTACACGCCGCTCAGCAAGCGTCAGGACCGTCCTGCTTCGATCCTGTGGCTGGTCAAGTTCCACCCGGAACTCTCCGACGCTCAGGTGAGCAAGCTTGTCGGTACAACCAAGCCGACAATTCAGGCGATTCGCGAGCGTACGCACTGGAATATCTCCAACATCCAGCCGATCGACCCTGTCGCCCTTGGCCTGTGTAAACAGTCAGAACTGGACGCGATGGTACAGAAAGCGGCGGCCAAAAAGGCAGCCGAAGGTGGTGTCATGTCTGATGACGAACGTCGCAAGCTGGTGAGCACCGAGCAGAGCCTTGGCATGGACACCGAACCACGTATGCCAACAGCGATTGAAGGGCTTGAGACGTTTACTCTTTCCGGCGAAATGGCTGAAGATGACGAAGACGATAAGAAGCCAGGCGATTTCTCTGATGCCGACAGCTTCTTTAACCTTCCCGACGATAGCGACGAAGGCGAAGACGACAAGTGA
- a CDS encoding neutral zinc metallopeptidase: protein MRLKGIRRSSNVERRGSGTRRMGGKSSLGVAGVLAVLAIGYFTGIDVSPLLQGGSVQQESRGAAVGDDAASTFSAQVLTTTEEVWTNVFRDQLGRTYEPPKLVIFDGVTQSPCGGASGASGPFYCPADSKAYLDTDFFRALDRQMGAGGDFAAAYVIAHEVAHHVQNELGILPKVNAARQRGSEAEANALTVRLELMADCLSGVWARNVKGLMERGDLQEALNAARKIGDDHLQRQAGRVPQPHTFTHGTSEQRASWFGRGYDTGAVGECDTFAAARL, encoded by the coding sequence ATGCGGCTTAAGGGAATTCGACGTAGTAGCAATGTCGAGCGGCGTGGCAGCGGCACGCGGAGGATGGGCGGCAAAAGCAGCCTTGGCGTGGCAGGTGTTCTGGCGGTACTGGCAATCGGCTATTTCACCGGCATTGATGTGTCGCCTCTTTTGCAGGGTGGCAGTGTTCAGCAAGAAAGCCGCGGCGCGGCCGTCGGCGATGATGCGGCCAGCACATTTAGCGCGCAGGTGCTGACGACAACAGAAGAAGTCTGGACGAACGTGTTCCGCGACCAGCTTGGCCGTACATACGAGCCGCCGAAACTGGTAATATTCGATGGCGTGACGCAAAGCCCCTGTGGGGGTGCCAGCGGTGCGTCCGGCCCGTTTTATTGTCCTGCTGACAGCAAAGCATATCTGGATACCGATTTCTTCCGTGCTTTGGATCGCCAGATGGGGGCCGGCGGCGACTTTGCCGCGGCTTATGTCATCGCGCATGAAGTGGCTCACCACGTCCAGAATGAACTGGGTATCTTGCCTAAGGTGAACGCAGCGCGCCAGCGAGGGTCTGAGGCAGAGGCAAATGCGCTGACTGTTCGCCTAGAGTTGATGGCGGATTGCCTGTCGGGTGTGTGGGCGCGAAATGTCAAAGGCTTGATGGAACGGGGCGATCTGCAAGAAGCGTTAAACGCCGCCCGCAAGATTGGTGATGACCACCTTCAACGGCAGGCAGGTCGCGTGCCGCAGCCGCACACGTTCACCCACGGCACATCTGAACAGCGCGCGAGCTGGTTTGGTCGCGGGTATGATACAGGCGCGGTAGGAGAGTGCGATACCTTCGCAGCGGCAAGGTTGTGA
- a CDS encoding ribonuclease T2 — protein MRRIYLALLLSFSALCARAEGERAGEFDYFVMALSWSANWCALEGDARRSPQCDASADYGWILHGLWPQFHRGYPSFCQTAQRPPSRGITAQMADIMGTPGLAWHQWKKHGSCTDLTAEDYYALSRRAYETVTRPAIFRKLDRTVKLPASVVEEAFLKENPDLNPDSITITCRKGYIQEARICLSRDLEPVPCGRDTITDCPLKDALFEPLR, from the coding sequence ATGCGCCGCATTTATCTAGCCCTCCTGCTATCGTTCAGCGCGCTATGCGCGCGCGCCGAAGGCGAACGCGCTGGTGAATTTGATTATTTCGTCATGGCGCTGAGCTGGTCGGCGAACTGGTGTGCGCTGGAAGGCGATGCGCGCCGATCCCCGCAATGCGATGCGTCAGCAGATTATGGCTGGATTCTGCATGGTCTGTGGCCGCAATTCCACCGCGGCTACCCATCGTTCTGCCAAACTGCGCAGCGCCCCCCCTCACGCGGGATCACAGCACAGATGGCCGACATCATGGGCACGCCGGGCCTTGCGTGGCATCAGTGGAAAAAACACGGCAGTTGCACCGACCTGACCGCCGAAGATTATTACGCCCTGTCACGCCGCGCCTACGAAACAGTCACCAGACCAGCGATCTTCCGAAAGCTCGACCGGACAGTAAAACTACCTGCATCGGTCGTCGAAGAAGCATTTTTAAAAGAAAACCCTGACCTTAACCCTGACAGCATCACAATCACCTGCCGCAAAGGGTACATTCAGGAAGCCCGCATTTGTCTTTCACGCGATTTGGAGCCTGTCCCCTGCGGCCGAGACACAATCACGGACTGTCCTCTGAAAGATGCTCTGTTCGAGCCGCTTCGCTAG
- a CDS encoding YidH family protein translates to MPQENELAQDRTDWAEDRTILANERTFAGWMRTGMAAVALAIGLRAVFGEFEPTWLAKVVATIFVVLAIFIFWAAQSSARQTLSRLHDNQAHAQPIKRMQIIAVILAFGAVATGGILWAL, encoded by the coding sequence ATGCCACAGGAAAACGAACTTGCCCAAGACCGCACCGACTGGGCGGAAGACCGGACCATACTGGCCAACGAACGCACGTTCGCAGGCTGGATGCGAACGGGCATGGCCGCTGTTGCCCTTGCCATAGGCCTGCGCGCAGTTTTCGGCGAGTTCGAGCCAACATGGCTTGCCAAGGTTGTCGCAACTATTTTTGTCGTCCTTGCCATTTTCATTTTCTGGGCAGCGCAATCCTCTGCCCGCCAAACGTTGTCACGCCTGCATGACAACCAAGCCCATGCACAACCGATCAAGCGCATGCAGATTATCGCTGTCATTCTTGCCTTTGGTGCGGTCGCGACAGGCGGTATCCTTTGGGCTCTCTAG